From a region of the Triticum aestivum cultivar Chinese Spring chromosome 7D, IWGSC CS RefSeq v2.1, whole genome shotgun sequence genome:
- the LOC123168779 gene encoding GDSL esterase/lipase At5g03600, which yields MKLLPAVLGLVLLVLNPNGVEARPAPTGGHEKKPSSATFFVFGDDFADNGNLPPTDPVTQMSRQWAYPYGSNYVDADGFPRPNTPSGRFSNYKIQSDFIATMLGLEEAPPAHALTAKKTCDPSGMTFATGGAGVLQSTSHEVPVLAKQVDTFRKMVKDGTITEKQLSHSVALVAFSGNDYAGTGVIGLSSPNDINAYIGKVTKEIAANVDQLLKLGVTKVLVNYLHPIGCTPSYTRTNNYTTCDIFENLGASLHNDNLKQVMTSKKNVYIVDVYTAFTNIVDHVAGKGSELSKQFKRKLSPCCESLDSDGYCGQQGESSAELLYTVCDNSNRFFYWDDMHPTHAGWEAVMKQLEKPLREFVNQA from the exons ATGAAGCTTCTTCCGGCCGTcctcggcctcgtcctcctcgtTCTGAATCCCAACGGCGTGGAGGCCCGGCCTGCGCCTACCGGCGGTCATGAGAAGAAGCCGTCGAGCGCCACCTTCTTTGTCTTTGGGGATGACTTCGCCGACAACGGGAACCTCCCTCCGACCGACCCCGTCACCCAGATGTCGCGGCAATGGGCCTACCCCTATGGCTCCAACTACGTCGATGCCGACGGGTTTCCGCGGCCGAATACTCCGTCCGGCCGCTTCTCAAACTATAAAATCCAGTCGGATTTCATCG CAACCATGTTGGGGTTGGAGGAAGCCCCTCCGGCGCATGCCCTCACGGCCAAGAAAACCTGCGACCCGTCTGGCATGACCTTCGCTACTGGTGGTGCAGGTGTGTTGCAGAGTACATCGCACGAGGTCCCCGTCCTCGCCAAACAGGTCGACACCTTCAGGAAGATGGTCAAGGACGGGACCATCACAGAGAAACAACTGAGTCACTCTGTAGCGCTCGTGGCTTTCTCTGGCAACGACTATGCAGGCACCGGCGTCATCGGCCTAAGTAGCCCCAACGAT ATTAATGCTTATATTGGGAAGGTGACAAAAGAGATTGCGGCTAATGTGGATCAATTGTTGAAGCTCGGGGTGACAAAGGTTCTTGTCAATTACTTGCACCCTATCGGTTGCACGCCATCATACACCCGAACCAACAACTACACCACGTGTGATATTTTTGAAAACTTGGGTGCATCACTCCATAACGATAATCTAAAACAAGTTATGACATCAAAGAAGAATGTCTACATCGTGGACGTGTACACCGCCTTCACCAATATTGTGGATCATGTGGCAG GTAAAGGCTCAGAGTTGTCTAAACAATTCAAGCGCAAACTATCGCCGTGCTGCGAGAGTTTGGATTCGGATGGTTACTGCGGACAGCAAGGCGAGTCATCTGCGGAGCTTTTGTACACTGTGTGCGACAATTCAAATAGATTTTTCTATTGGGATGACATGCACCCGACCCATGCAGGATGGGAGGCTGTCATGAAACAGTTGGAAAAACCCTTGAGGGAGTTTGTAAATCAAGCCTAG
- the LOC123164486 gene encoding T-complex protein 1 subunit delta, translating to MAAPAVAAAPSARKGETYTDTKRRDDVRGANIASARSVADAVRTSLGPRGMDKMISSGDQEVIITNDGATILSRMSLLQPAARMLAELSRSQDAAAGDGTTTVVVIAGALLRRAQSLLAAGAHPTAAADSLHRLAARAVQVLEGMAIPIELTDRDSLVKSASTALNSKVVSQYSGLLAPLAVDAALSVVDPAHPELLDLRDIRIIKKLGGTVDDTELVRGLIFDKKASHAAGGPSRIENAKIAVIQFQISPPKTDIEQSVIVSDYAQMDRILREERNYILGMVKKIKASGCNVLLIQKSILRDAVTELSLHYLAKAKILVVKDVERDEIEFITKTLNCLPIANIEHFREDKLGYADVVEEVSAGDGKIVKITGIRDMGRTATVLVRGSNQLVIDEADRSLHDALCVIRCLVNKRFLIAGGGAPEIEMSMQLAAWSKELHGMESYCIKEFADALEVIPYTLAENAGLNPIAIVTELRNRHAKGEKNTGINVRKGQITNILEENVVQPLLVSTSAISLACECVRMILKIDDIVTVR from the exons atggccgctcccgccgtcgccgccgcgccgtcggcCCGCAAGGGCGAGACCTACACCGACACCAAGCGCCGCGACGACGTGCGCGGCGCCAACATCGCGTCCGCGCGCTCGGTCGCCGACGCGGTGCGCACCTCCCTCGGGCCCCGCGGCATGGACAAGATGATCTCCTCCGGCGACCAGGAGGTCATCATCACCAACGACGGCGCCACCATCCTCTCCCGCATGTCCCTCCTCCAGCCCGCCGCCCGCATGCTCGCCGAGCTCTCCCGCTCGCAGgacgcggcggccggcgacggcaCCACCACCGTCGTCGTCATCGCCGGGGCCCTGCTCCGCCGCGCGCAGTCGCTCCTCGCGGCCGGcgcccaccccaccgccgccgccgactccctcCACCGCCTCGCGGCCCGCGCCGTCCAGGTCCTCGAGGGCATGGCCATCCCCATCGAGCTCACCGACCGGGACTCCCTCGTCAAATCTGCCTCCACCGCGCTCAACTCCAAGGTCGTCTCCCAGTACTCCGGCCTCCTGGCCCCTCTCGCTGTCGACGCCGCCCTCTCCGTGGTCGATCCCGCCCACCCGGAGCTTCTTGATCTCCGCGACATCCGCATCATAAAGAAGCTCGGCGGCACCGTGGATGACACCGAGCTTGTCCGCGGCCTCATCTTTGACAAGAAGGCCAGCCATGCTGCCGGGGGGCCATCTAGGATCGAGAATGCCAAGATCGCTGTCATCCAGTTTCAGATCTCACCGCCCAAGACTGATATTGAGCAGAGCGTCATCGTGTCAGACTATGCGCAGATGGACCGCATTCTCCGTGAGGAGCGGAATTACATCCTAGGGATGGTCAAGAAGATCAAGGCGTCTGGATGCAATGTCCTCCTCATCCAGAAGAGCATCTTGCGTGATGCGGTGACTGAGTTGTCGCTGCACTATCTCGCAAAGGCCAAGATTCTGGTGGTCAAGGATGTAGAGAGGGACGAGATTGAGTTTATCACCAAGACTCTCAACTGCCTGCCAATTGCCAACATTGAGCATTTCCGTGAGGATAAACTTGGGTATGCTGATGTTGTCGAGGAAGTGTCTGCCGGAGATGGCAAGATTGTCAAGATCACTGGCATCAGGGACATGGGGAGGACCGCAACTGTGCTTGTCCGTGGGTCCAACCAGTTGGTTATTGATGAGGCTGATCGCAGTCTCCATGATGCCCTCTGTGTCATCAG GTGCTTGGTGAACAAGAGGTTTTTAATTGCCGGTGGTGGTGCTCCAGAAATAGAAATGTCAATGCAACTGGCTGCTTGGTCAAAGGAGCTCCACGGGATGGAGAGTTACTGCATCAAGGAGTTTGCTGATGCACTTGAGGTCATCCCTTACACATTGGCAGAGAATGCAGGGCTCAACCCAATCGCCATTGTTACCGAGCTAAGGAACCGCCATGCCAAGGGTGAGAAGAACACGGGCATCAATGTGAGGAAAGGCCAGATCACAAACATCCTGGAGGAGAATGTCGTGCAGCCGCTGCTTGTGAGCACGAGCGCCATCTCGCTGGCGTGCGAGTGCGTTAGGATGATCTTGAAGATTGATGATATAGTCACTGTAAGGTAA